The Roseovarius indicus genome has a segment encoding these proteins:
- a CDS encoding adenosine kinase, whose protein sequence is MTKYQAVGIGNAVVDVISQCDDHFLSTMGIEKGIMQLIEQDRGELLYGEMRNRTQMSGGSVANTIAGLGALGLKTGFIGRVKDDELGRFYASEMADVGTDFVNTPVSGGELPTSRSMIFVTPDGERSMNTYLGISTELGPDDVDDDVAGQAGLLFLEGYLFDKDKGKEAFLAAARACRAGGGRAGIALSDPFCVNRHRDDFRKLVTELDYVIGNEHEWLALYETEDLGAALEQAAADSGLIVCTRSGHDVVLVEGDETVKVPVDSITPVDATGAGDQFAAGFLYGVATGKPLAVSGRMGCIAAAEVISHYGARPEKDVKALFEAEGLL, encoded by the coding sequence ATGACCAAGTACCAAGCCGTCGGCATCGGCAATGCCGTTGTCGATGTCATTTCGCAATGCGACGACCACTTCCTTTCGACGATGGGAATCGAGAAGGGGATCATGCAGCTGATCGAACAGGACCGCGGCGAGCTGCTTTATGGCGAGATGCGGAACCGCACGCAGATGTCGGGCGGCTCGGTCGCCAACACCATCGCCGGGCTGGGGGCGCTGGGCCTGAAGACCGGCTTCATCGGCCGGGTGAAGGACGATGAGCTGGGCCGGTTCTATGCCAGCGAGATGGCGGATGTGGGCACGGATTTCGTGAACACGCCTGTGTCGGGGGGCGAGTTGCCGACCTCGCGCTCGATGATCTTCGTGACGCCGGATGGCGAGCGGTCGATGAACACCTACCTGGGCATTTCCACCGAGCTGGGGCCCGATGACGTCGATGACGACGTGGCGGGGCAGGCGGGGCTGTTGTTCCTCGAGGGGTATCTCTTCGACAAGGACAAGGGGAAAGAGGCGTTCCTGGCCGCCGCACGGGCCTGCCGGGCCGGGGGCGGGCGCGCGGGGATCGCGTTGAGCGACCCGTTCTGCGTGAACCGGCACCGGGACGATTTCCGCAAGCTGGTGACGGAGCTGGATTACGTGATCGGGAACGAGCACGAGTGGCTGGCCTTGTACGAGACCGAGGACCTTGGCGCGGCGCTGGAACAGGCGGCGGCCGATAGCGGGCTGATCGTCTGCACCCGGTCGGGGCATGACGTGGTGCTGGTCGAGGGCGACGAGACGGTGAAGGTGCCGGTCGACAGCATCACGCCGGTCGATGCCACCGGCGCGGGGGACCAGTTCGCGGCGGGGTTCCTTTACGGTGTCGCCACGGGCAAGCCGCTGGCGGTGTCGGGGCGGATGGGCTGCATCGCGGCGGCCGAGGTCATCAGCCATTACGGCGCGCGGCCCGAGAAGGACGTCAAGGCGCTGTTCGAGGCGGAAGGGCTGCTCTGA
- the nth gene encoding endonuclease III, producing the protein MAAQLDYHTMREIFTRFREAEPEPKGELHHVNAFTLVVAVALSAQATDAGVNKATAELFKIADTPEKMLALGEEGLIAHIKTIGLYRNKAKNVMKLSRILAEEYGGEVPNSRAALQSLPGVGRKTANVVLNMWWRYPAQAVDTHIFRVGNRTGICPGKDVNAVERAIEDNVPVDFQLHAHHWLILHGRYHCKARKPMCATCLIRDLCQFEEKTL; encoded by the coding sequence ATGGCCGCACAGCTTGACTATCATACGATGCGCGAGATCTTCACCCGGTTCCGCGAGGCGGAGCCGGAGCCGAAGGGCGAGCTGCATCATGTGAACGCCTTCACGCTGGTCGTGGCGGTGGCGCTGTCGGCGCAGGCGACGGATGCGGGGGTGAACAAGGCCACCGCGGAGCTGTTCAAAATCGCCGACACGCCCGAGAAGATGCTGGCTTTGGGCGAGGAGGGGCTGATCGCGCATATCAAGACGATCGGGCTTTACCGCAACAAGGCGAAGAACGTCATGAAGCTGTCGCGCATCCTGGCCGAAGAGTATGGCGGCGAGGTGCCCAATTCGCGGGCGGCGCTGCAATCGCTGCCCGGCGTGGGGCGGAAGACGGCGAACGTGGTGCTCAACATGTGGTGGCGGTACCCGGCACAGGCGGTGGATACGCATATCTTCCGTGTCGGCAACCGCACGGGTATCTGCCCGGGCAAGGACGTCAACGCCGTCGAGCGCGCCATCGAGGACAACGTGCCGGTCGACTTCCAGCTTCACGCGCATCACTGGCTGATCCTGCACGGCCGGTACCACTGCAAGGCGCGCAAACCGATGTGCGCCACCTGTCTCATTCGAGATCTCTGCCAATTCGAGGAAAAAACTCTATGA
- a CDS encoding methylated-DNA--[protein]-cysteine S-methyltransferase: MNAEPQQSYHYHVMRRAIDLIDGAEGPLPLNDLARDMNMSPAHFQRLFTQWVGVSPKRYQQYLALGQAKALLAERFTTLETAHELGLSGSGRLHDLFLRWEAMSPGEFARRGEGLTVYWGWFDSPFGLALVMATEKGICGVGFASETGEEAAMEDMISRWPNARFVEDPMMLRPWALAAFGANGQEREIAPLYLIGAPFQIKVWEALLQVPSGQVTTYSEIAQAIGKPRAVRAVGTAVGRNPISFLIPCHRALRKSGELGGYHWGLPVKRAILAWESARAEAG; the protein is encoded by the coding sequence ATGAACGCAGAGCCGCAACAAAGCTACCACTACCACGTCATGCGCCGCGCAATCGACCTGATCGACGGGGCCGAGGGCCCTCTGCCCCTGAACGACCTGGCGCGCGACATGAACATGAGCCCCGCCCATTTCCAGCGGCTTTTCACCCAATGGGTCGGCGTCTCGCCCAAGCGGTATCAGCAATACCTCGCACTGGGTCAGGCCAAGGCCCTGCTGGCCGAGCGCTTCACCACGCTGGAAACGGCGCATGAGCTGGGCCTCTCCGGCTCCGGCCGCCTGCACGATCTCTTTCTCCGCTGGGAAGCCATGAGCCCCGGCGAATTCGCCCGCCGCGGCGAGGGGCTCACCGTCTACTGGGGCTGGTTCGACAGCCCCTTCGGCCTCGCCCTCGTCATGGCCACCGAAAAGGGCATCTGCGGCGTCGGCTTCGCCAGCGAAACCGGCGAAGAGGCCGCGATGGAAGACATGATCTCGCGCTGGCCCAACGCACGTTTCGTCGAAGACCCGATGATGCTCCGCCCCTGGGCGCTCGCCGCCTTCGGCGCCAACGGACAGGAGCGCGAGATAGCTCCCCTCTACCTCATCGGCGCCCCCTTCCAGATCAAGGTTTGGGAGGCGCTTCTCCAGGTCCCCTCCGGCCAGGTCACCACCTATTCCGAGATCGCCCAGGCCATCGGCAAGCCCCGCGCCGTGCGCGCCGTCGGCACCGCCGTGGGCCGCAACCCGATCAGCTTCCTGATCCCCTGCCACCGCGCGCTCCGCAAATCCGGCGAGCTGGGCGGCTATCACTGGGGCCTGCCCGTCAAACGCGCCATTCTCGCCTGGGAATCCGCCCGCGCCGAGGCGGGTTAA
- a CDS encoding TrkH family potassium uptake protein, protein MRFSRMPPPLILAAVYGVLVLAGAAVLKMPMSHVVPMSWSDAIFTATSAVTVTGLAVIDTGGDLTFFGQGVLLLLIQLGGLGLMTFAVLVLGALGLPVGITGHIYLREDLNQTSFGRLKKLVRIILKVVLVCEGAGAALLALVFVPEYGLARGLWEAVFHSVSAFNNAGFSTFPEGLVPYATDPVVNIVIPFLFITGGIGYVVLQDIFRERRWQSWSLHTRIMLTGTAVLIVWSVGCFAVLEWSNPATLGQHDSAIARLTVSWFQGVTTRTAGFNTTDIGGLHDSTSLMVISLMLIGGGPTSTAGGIKVTTFVVMILATLAFFRRQTQLHAFGWSIGLEQVLKVMALTAISVLIVFVGVFLVTASHDGHFLDIAFEVASAFGTVGLSRGYTGELSEFGRAVIGAIMFIGRVGPLTLGYFLATRVAPRVRYPEGQVYLG, encoded by the coding sequence ATGCGTTTTTCAAGGATGCCGCCGCCGCTGATCCTGGCGGCGGTCTATGGCGTGCTGGTTCTGGCGGGCGCGGCCGTTCTGAAGATGCCGATGTCGCACGTGGTGCCGATGAGCTGGTCGGATGCGATCTTTACCGCCACCTCGGCCGTGACGGTGACGGGGCTGGCGGTGATCGATACCGGGGGCGACCTGACCTTTTTCGGGCAGGGGGTTCTGCTGCTGCTCATACAGCTGGGCGGGCTGGGCCTGATGACCTTTGCCGTGCTGGTGCTGGGGGCGCTGGGCCTGCCGGTGGGGATCACCGGGCATATCTATCTGCGGGAGGATCTGAACCAGACCTCGTTCGGGCGGCTGAAAAAGCTGGTGCGGATCATCCTGAAGGTGGTTCTTGTCTGCGAGGGGGCCGGGGCGGCGTTGCTGGCGCTGGTCTTCGTGCCGGAATACGGGCTGGCGAGGGGGCTGTGGGAGGCGGTGTTCCACTCGGTTTCGGCCTTCAACAACGCCGGCTTCTCGACCTTTCCCGAGGGGCTCGTGCCCTATGCGACCGATCCGGTGGTGAATATCGTCATTCCGTTTCTCTTCATCACCGGGGGGATCGGCTATGTCGTCTTGCAGGACATCTTTCGCGAGCGGCGGTGGCAGAGCTGGAGCCTGCATACGCGGATCATGCTGACCGGGACGGCGGTGCTGATCGTGTGGTCGGTGGGGTGTTTCGCGGTGCTGGAATGGAGCAACCCCGCCACGCTGGGCCAGCATGACAGCGCCATCGCCCGGCTGACGGTGAGCTGGTTCCAGGGGGTGACGACACGGACGGCGGGATTCAACACCACCGATATCGGCGGGTTGCATGACAGCACGTCGCTGATGGTGATTTCGCTGATGCTGATCGGGGGCGGGCCGACCTCGACCGCGGGCGGGATCAAGGTGACGACCTTCGTGGTGATGATCCTGGCAACGCTGGCCTTCTTCCGGCGGCAGACGCAGCTTCATGCCTTCGGGTGGAGCATCGGCCTCGAACAGGTGCTGAAGGTGATGGCGCTGACGGCGATCAGCGTGCTGATCGTGTTCGTGGGCGTCTTCCTTGTCACCGCGTCGCATGACGGGCATTTCCTCGATATCGCCTTCGAGGTGGCCAGCGCGTTTGGCACGGTGGGCCTGTCGCGGGGCTATACCGGCGAGCTTTCGGAGTTCGGGCGGGCGGTGATCGGGGCGATCATGTTCATCGGCCGGGTCGGGCCGCTGACGCTGGGCTACTTCCTGGCAACGCGAGTGGCGCCAAGGGTGCGCTATCCGGAGGGGCAGGTGTACCTGGGTTAA
- a CDS encoding potassium channel family protein — MPKETRSFAVLGLGGFGSTVALELARFGNRVIGADLDERKVSRMVPHLHSAIILDATDEAAMREAGIDRYDVALVAIGRDIKASILATMNLRLLGVGTIWSKASDRTHHRILSKLGADRVILPEQEMGRHSAQMLHNPAVQDYVSLGNGFSVVNIIVPEKLDGEAVSALAIGSEHDIRLLGIMRGTEYLEGVGEETLLEQGDKLIMLGRRADLRQFGRRL, encoded by the coding sequence ATGCCCAAGGAAACGCGAAGCTTTGCCGTGCTCGGTCTCGGCGGGTTCGGCAGTACGGTCGCGCTGGAGCTGGCGCGGTTCGGCAACCGGGTGATCGGTGCCGATCTCGACGAGCGCAAGGTGTCGCGCATGGTGCCGCACCTGCATTCGGCGATCATCCTCGACGCCACCGACGAGGCCGCGATGCGCGAGGCCGGGATCGACCGGTATGACGTGGCGCTGGTGGCCATTGGCCGGGATATCAAGGCAAGCATCCTGGCGACGATGAACCTGCGGCTTCTGGGGGTCGGCACGATCTGGTCGAAGGCGTCGGACAGGACGCATCACCGGATCTTGTCGAAGCTGGGCGCCGACCGGGTGATATTGCCCGAGCAGGAGATGGGCCGGCACAGCGCCCAGATGCTGCATAACCCGGCGGTGCAGGATTACGTGAGCCTCGGCAACGGGTTCAGCGTGGTGAACATCATCGTGCCCGAGAAGCTGGATGGCGAGGCCGTGTCGGCGCTGGCCATCGGGTCGGAGCATGACATCCGCCTGCTGGGGATCATGCGGGGGACCGAGTATCTCGAGGGGGTCGGGGAGGAGACGCTGCTGGAACAGGGCGACAAGCTGATCATGCTGGGCCGGCGCGCCGATCTGCGGCAGTTCGGCCGGCGGCTCTGA
- a CDS encoding OmpA family protein produces MTRARTSLTLLTATSLLAVTACTDPGAMGPNDPNRQTKQGALLGGILGAGVGALTSDDKGKGAVIGGLAGAATGAIAGSFLDQQEADLRRQLENDRIGIRNTGDRLIVTMPQDILFAVDSSTVNSALRGDLLTVANSLKEYPQSRVQVIGHTDNTGSAAYNQGLSERRANAVSDVLMSGGVSFNRIESFGRGEDQPVASNLTEEGRAQNRRVEIVILPTS; encoded by the coding sequence ATGACCCGAGCACGCACCTCTCTCACCCTCCTGACCGCCACATCGCTTCTGGCGGTGACGGCCTGTACCGACCCCGGCGCGATGGGCCCGAACGACCCCAACCGGCAGACCAAGCAGGGCGCCCTGCTGGGCGGCATCCTCGGTGCCGGCGTCGGCGCGTTGACCTCCGACGACAAGGGCAAGGGCGCGGTCATCGGCGGCCTCGCCGGCGCGGCCACCGGCGCCATTGCCGGCAGCTTCCTCGACCAGCAGGAAGCCGACCTCCGCCGTCAGCTCGAAAACGACCGCATCGGCATCCGCAACACCGGCGACCGCCTGATCGTGACCATGCCGCAGGACATCCTGTTCGCCGTCGACAGCTCGACCGTGAACAGCGCGCTGCGCGGCGACCTGCTGACCGTGGCGAACAGTCTCAAGGAATACCCGCAATCGCGCGTGCAGGTGATCGGCCACACCGACAACACCGGCAGCGCCGCCTACAACCAGGGCCTGTCCGAGCGCCGGGCGAACGCGGTCTCCGACGTGCTGATGTCGGGCGGCGTCTCCTTCAACCGGATCGAATCCTTCGGCCGCGGCGAGGACCAGCCCGTCGCCTCCAACCTCACCGAGGAAGGCCGCGCCCAGAACCGCCGCGTCGAGATCGTGATCCTGCCGACGTCGTGA
- a CDS encoding TIGR02117 family protein — MRLIGRAALLLPALVGLYLLAAAVGAVIPGRVQEASAKDGPPVTILLVAGPIHYDVLLPLTAETRAAFAPLGPHGLPVDAPGAEWLIIGWGAREFYTTTGSYADLSLAAVWRSFTGDASVLRVDVAGPLRDGLDLPAVTLIAGQYSQLLAAIADSFRRDRAGALVPIPGPGFGPTDRFFAAHGRFDILRTCNTWISDMLRAAGLRFGAWTPTPYAVTLSLARFAPGLDSPGAPD, encoded by the coding sequence ATGCGCCTGATCGGCCGCGCGGCGCTCCTCCTGCCGGCGCTCGTCGGCCTGTATCTGCTGGCCGCCGCCGTTGGCGCCGTGATCCCCGGCCGGGTGCAGGAGGCATCCGCCAAGGATGGCCCGCCCGTGACCATCCTGCTGGTCGCCGGGCCCATCCATTACGATGTCCTCCTGCCGCTCACCGCCGAGACCCGCGCCGCCTTTGCCCCGCTCGGGCCGCACGGCCTGCCGGTCGACGCGCCCGGGGCCGAGTGGCTGATCATCGGCTGGGGCGCGCGGGAGTTCTACACCACCACCGGCAGCTATGCCGACCTGAGCCTCGCCGCGGTCTGGCGCAGCTTCACCGGCGACGCCTCCGTGCTGCGGGTCGACGTGGCCGGGCCCCTGCGCGACGGGCTCGACCTGCCGGCCGTGACCCTCATAGCCGGGCAATACAGCCAGCTTCTTGCCGCCATCGCCGACAGCTTCCGCCGCGACCGCGCCGGCGCGCTCGTGCCGATCCCCGGCCCCGGCTTCGGCCCGACCGACCGGTTCTTCGCCGCCCATGGACGCTTCGACATCCTGCGCACCTGCAACACCTGGATCTCCGACATGCTCCGCGCTGCCGGCCTGCGCTTCGGCGCCTGGACCCCCACGCCCTATGCCGTCACCCTCTCGCTCGCCCGCTTCGCCCCCGGCCTCGACAGCCCGGGCGCGCCTGACTAA
- a CDS encoding diacylglycerol kinase: protein MDKKSLSGLPRLAAAWRNSMAGFRDAWRSEEAFRIEVILALLSIPAAIWIARDALLIASVLLVLIVEVLNTAIEAAVDRIGPERHELSRMAKDMGSLAVALSALVPGLLWLAALSEKVLA from the coding sequence ATGGACAAGAAATCCCTCAGCGGCCTGCCGCGCCTTGCCGCCGCGTGGCGCAATTCCATGGCCGGCTTCCGCGACGCCTGGCGCAGCGAGGAGGCGTTCCGAATCGAGGTCATCCTCGCCCTCCTCTCGATCCCCGCCGCCATCTGGATCGCCCGCGACGCCCTGCTGATCGCCTCGGTCCTGCTGGTCCTGATCGTCGAGGTGCTCAACACCGCCATCGAGGCCGCGGTCGACCGCATCGGCCCCGAGCGGCACGAGCTGTCGCGCATGGCCAAGGACATGGGCTCCCTCGCCGTGGCCCTTTCGGCGCTGGTGCCCGGCCTTCTCTGGCTGGCCGCGCTCTCCGAGAAAGTCCTCGCCTGA
- a CDS encoding GAF domain-containing protein — MAGNRMAERATRERIGERPFRDFAETLHALELVDSPPEEVFDKFTRLVARVMAVPVSLVSIIDEGHDRQFFKSALGLRGDPAARRETPLSHSICRLVTRDNRPLVVDHAPGDPRVCDIPARPVPGLRAYLGVPIHGPGARPVGALCAIDTVRRSWREEDVDVMMDIGACVSDLIRLRAMIERRFRQR; from the coding sequence ATGGCCGGAAACAGGATGGCGGAGCGCGCCACGCGGGAGAGGATTGGCGAGAGGCCGTTCCGGGATTTCGCGGAAACGCTGCACGCGCTGGAGCTTGTCGACAGCCCGCCGGAGGAGGTGTTCGACAAGTTCACCCGGCTGGTGGCGCGGGTGATGGCGGTGCCGGTGTCGCTGGTCTCGATCATCGACGAGGGGCATGACCGGCAGTTTTTCAAGAGCGCGCTGGGCCTGAGGGGAGATCCTGCGGCGCGGCGCGAGACGCCGCTGTCGCATTCCATCTGCCGGCTGGTGACGCGCGACAACCGCCCGCTGGTGGTCGACCATGCGCCGGGCGATCCGCGGGTCTGCGACATCCCGGCGAGGCCGGTACCGGGGCTGCGGGCCTATCTTGGCGTGCCGATCCACGGCCCGGGGGCGCGGCCGGTTGGGGCGCTCTGCGCGATCGACACGGTGCGGCGGTCCTGGCGGGAGGAGGATGTGGACGTGATGATGGATATCGGCGCCTGCGTGTCCGACCTGATCCGTCTGCGGGCGATGATCGAACGGCGGTTTCGGCAGCGGTAG
- the polA gene encoding DNA polymerase I, whose protein sequence is MTFGKGCHLHLIDGSAFIFRAYHALPPLTRKSDGLPIGAVSGFCNMLFRYVSDDHGADAPTHVAVIFDKGSHTFRNDMYDLYKANRDEMPEDLRPQIPLTRDATRAFNIACEEMEGYEADDIIATLACQARDLGGRVTIVSSDKDLMQLVGDGVEMLDAMKNRRIDVEGVEEKFGVKPDRVVDVQALAGDSVDNVPGAPGIGIKTAALLINEFGSLEELLDRAEEIKQPKRRETLIEKREQIELSKKLVQLDCNTPLEFTLDDLEIKEPDPDTLLSFLTEMEFRTLTKRIADTLHVEAPVIPDTNPAGANPAEEAPDWPAIDPSAYEHVQTMEALQVWIDRITARGYVAIDTETTSLNEMQAALVGISLAVTPGEACYIPLRHTEGGSDDLFSSESRAEGQLDPETVLTALKPILEDDAILKIGQNMKYDAKIFAQNGVRIAPIDDTMLMSYALNSGIHNHGMDTLSERYLSHQPIPIKELLGTGKSAITFDKVAIDKAVGYAAEDADITLRLWHIFKPQLHTARVTTVYETLERPLVPVLAQMERHGIQVDRDTLSRMSGKFAQKMAQLEDEIHTLAGRKFNVGSPKQLGEILFDEMSLEGGKKGKTGAYATGADVLEDLATEHELPARILDWRQLSKLKSTYTDALQDHIDPDTGRVHTSYVQTGASTGRLASTDPNLQNIPVRTEEGRRIREAFVAPEGQTLLSLDYSQIELRILAHIADIKQLKQAFADGLDIHAMTASEMFDVPLDEMTPEIRRRAKAINFGVIYGISGFGLARQLRIPRGDAQDFINRYFERFPGIKTYMDDTVAFAKEHGFVQTLFGRKIHTPEISAKGPRAGFARRAAINAPIQGTAADIIRRAMIRMPAAIEGLPCKMLLQVHDELLFEVESGAADKVITAARDVMEGAAKPAVHLDVPLVVDAGQGANWAEAH, encoded by the coding sequence ATGACATTCGGCAAAGGCTGCCACCTGCACCTGATCGACGGCTCGGCCTTCATTTTCCGCGCCTACCACGCCCTGCCGCCGCTCACCCGCAAATCCGACGGGCTGCCCATCGGCGCGGTCTCGGGCTTCTGCAACATGCTCTTCCGCTACGTCTCCGACGATCACGGCGCCGATGCGCCCACCCATGTCGCGGTGATCTTCGACAAGGGCTCGCACACCTTCCGCAACGACATGTATGACCTCTACAAGGCCAACCGCGACGAGATGCCAGAGGATCTGCGCCCGCAGATTCCGCTCACCCGCGACGCCACCCGCGCCTTCAACATCGCCTGCGAGGAGATGGAAGGCTACGAGGCCGACGACATCATCGCCACCCTCGCCTGCCAGGCGCGCGACCTGGGCGGGCGGGTCACCATCGTCTCCTCCGACAAGGACCTGATGCAACTCGTGGGCGACGGGGTCGAGATGCTCGACGCCATGAAGAACCGCCGCATCGACGTGGAAGGGGTGGAGGAAAAGTTCGGCGTCAAGCCCGACCGCGTGGTCGACGTGCAGGCGCTGGCCGGCGACAGCGTCGACAACGTGCCGGGCGCCCCCGGCATCGGCATCAAGACCGCCGCTTTGCTCATCAACGAGTTCGGCTCGCTCGAAGAGCTGCTCGACCGCGCCGAGGAAATCAAGCAGCCCAAGCGCCGCGAGACCCTGATCGAGAAGCGCGAACAGATCGAGCTGTCGAAGAAGCTCGTCCAGCTCGACTGCAACACGCCTTTGGAATTCACCCTCGACGATCTCGAGATCAAGGAGCCCGACCCCGACACGCTCCTGTCTTTCCTCACCGAGATGGAGTTCCGCACCCTCACCAAGCGCATCGCCGATACGCTGCATGTCGAGGCCCCGGTCATCCCAGACACCAACCCCGCCGGCGCCAACCCGGCCGAGGAGGCCCCCGACTGGCCCGCCATCGACCCGTCAGCCTACGAGCACGTCCAGACGATGGAGGCGCTGCAGGTCTGGATCGACCGCATCACCGCCCGCGGCTATGTCGCCATCGACACCGAGACCACTTCGCTCAACGAAATGCAGGCGGCGCTCGTCGGCATCTCCCTCGCCGTCACCCCGGGCGAGGCCTGCTACATCCCCCTGCGCCATACCGAGGGCGGCTCGGACGACCTCTTCAGCTCCGAATCCCGCGCCGAGGGCCAGCTCGACCCCGAAACCGTCCTGACCGCCCTCAAGCCGATCCTCGAGGATGACGCCATCCTCAAGATCGGCCAGAACATGAAGTACGACGCCAAGATCTTCGCCCAGAACGGCGTGCGCATCGCCCCCATCGACGACACGATGCTGATGTCCTACGCGCTCAATTCCGGCATCCACAATCACGGGATGGACACGCTCTCCGAACGCTACCTCTCGCATCAGCCGATCCCCATCAAGGAACTGCTCGGCACCGGCAAATCCGCCATCACCTTCGACAAGGTCGCCATCGACAAGGCCGTGGGCTACGCCGCCGAGGATGCCGATATCACCCTGCGCCTCTGGCACATCTTCAAGCCGCAGCTGCACACCGCCCGCGTCACCACCGTCTACGAAACCCTCGAACGGCCCCTCGTGCCGGTGCTCGCCCAGATGGAACGCCACGGCATCCAGGTCGACCGCGACACGCTCTCGCGCATGTCCGGCAAGTTCGCCCAGAAGATGGCCCAGCTGGAAGACGAAATCCACACGCTGGCCGGCCGCAAGTTCAACGTCGGCTCCCCCAAGCAACTCGGCGAAATCCTCTTCGACGAAATGTCATTGGAAGGCGGCAAGAAGGGCAAGACCGGCGCCTATGCCACCGGCGCCGACGTGCTCGAAGACCTCGCGACAGAGCACGAACTGCCCGCCCGCATCCTCGACTGGCGCCAGCTCTCCAAGCTGAAATCCACCTATACCGACGCCCTGCAGGATCACATCGACCCCGACACAGGCCGCGTCCACACCTCCTACGTCCAGACCGGCGCCAGCACCGGCCGCCTCGCCTCGACCGACCCGAACCTGCAGAACATCCCCGTCCGCACCGAGGAAGGCCGCCGCATCCGCGAGGCCTTCGTCGCCCCCGAGGGCCAGACGCTCCTCTCCCTCGACTACTCCCAGATCGAGCTGCGCATCCTCGCCCATATCGCCGATATCAAACAGCTCAAACAGGCCTTCGCCGACGGGCTCGACATTCACGCCATGACCGCCTCGGAAATGTTCGACGTGCCCCTCGACGAAATGACCCCGGAAATCCGCCGCCGCGCCAAGGCAATCAATTTCGGCGTGATCTACGGCATTTCCGGCTTCGGCCTCGCCCGCCAGCTCCGCATCCCCCGCGGCGACGCGCAGGACTTCATCAACCGCTATTTCGAGCGCTTCCCGGGCATCAAGACCTACATGGACGACACGGTGGCGTTCGCGAAAGAGCACGGCTTCGTGCAAACCCTCTTCGGCCGCAAAATCCACACGCCGGAAATTTCCGCCAAGGGCCCCCGCGCCGGCTTCGCCCGCCGCGCCGCCATCAACGCGCCCATTCAGGGCACCGCCGCCGACATCATCCGCCGCGCCATGATCCGCATGCCCGCGGCGATCGAGGGGCTGCCCTGCAAGATGCTCCTGCAGGTCCACGACGAACTGCTCTTCGAGGTCGAATCCGGCGCCGCCGACAAGGTCATCACCGCCGCCCGAGACGTCATGGAAGGCGCCGCAAAACCCGCCGTCCACCTCGACGTGCCCCTCGTCGTCGACGCCGGCCAGGGCGCCAACTGGGCCGAGGCCCACTGA
- a CDS encoding DUF4230 domain-containing protein, which yields MNSRFYREAPKWAIISIILVFGIIWLSQMSTSKRTLTLPEILSNESVSLLVTNEITTQVVVADEETSTLLGIDGYIGIGIVTAFVGIDTTKIEYVSSNSIRLPDVEIFSLEIRDDSIKFYRNATLLQRLSTLNEDQATKVRKRLKDDAESFIRQSGMMPTNDQVKSRIQTIIREFGGPQEIDFQS from the coding sequence ATGAACAGTAGATTTTATCGTGAAGCACCTAAGTGGGCGATAATCTCAATTATTCTGGTCTTCGGTATTATCTGGCTTTCACAGATGTCCACATCGAAGCGAACTCTTACTCTGCCCGAGATCTTGAGCAATGAGTCTGTTTCATTACTCGTTACGAATGAGATCACGACGCAAGTTGTTGTGGCCGACGAAGAGACGAGCACGCTACTCGGGATCGACGGTTACATTGGGATTGGTATCGTGACTGCGTTTGTTGGGATTGACACAACAAAGATAGAGTACGTCAGTTCCAATTCCATCCGGTTACCAGACGTCGAAATTTTTTCTCTGGAGATTAGGGATGACAGCATAAAATTCTACAGAAACGCCACGCTACTCCAGCGTTTATCAACCTTGAATGAAGACCAGGCAACGAAGGTCCGTAAAAGACTAAAGGATGACGCCGAGAGCTTCATTCGTCAGTCTGGCATGATGCCTACCAATGATCAGGTAAAGAGCAGAATACAAACGATTATCCGCGAATTTGGCGGCCCTCAGGAAATAGACTTCCAGTCATAA
- a CDS encoding BrnA antitoxin family protein, with translation MARKTKTQRIAQERLMHDMIYLMQDTWVPKQVAEEVPEAWHTLEHDLDVTETKEKVTLYLDASVAKFYRAMGKGYQRRINRLLGTYAHMKVAEEVRMEAMLRKRLG, from the coding sequence ATGGCCCGGAAAACCAAGACCCAGCGCATCGCCCAGGAGCGGCTGATGCATGACATGATCTACCTGATGCAGGACACATGGGTGCCCAAGCAGGTGGCCGAGGAGGTGCCCGAGGCGTGGCACACGCTGGAGCATGACCTCGACGTGACGGAGACGAAGGAGAAGGTGACGCTGTATCTCGATGCCTCGGTGGCGAAGTTCTACCGGGCGATGGGGAAGGGGTATCAGCGACGGATCAACCGGCTTCTGGGGACGTACGCGCATATGAAAGTGGCGGAAGAGGTGCGCATGGAGGCGATGTTGCGGAAGCGGTTGGGGTGA